The following proteins are encoded in a genomic region of Euzebya sp.:
- a CDS encoding putative manganese transporter → MHDLVIVPIADAFMQVGVAVALTLAAFGWLQHRHGRALLRFLATRWRSAPLFGALLGVVPGCGGAIAVMPLYARGTVSFGTVVAALVATMGDASFVILALDLRTGLLIHGILLVAGIATGYATDLAGIAPRSRPAAVAGASVGAAEAFPPQRRAAALAVPASELVRTWSFWVLAAAATLVAVPVTAQVTSGEALARSLGGLDPYLALGVTGTACAVAVHLTGRRHRCAAATCTPGVHADGLAGVLRHAARETCMVTTWVAVAYVVTALVIDLGGVDPTALAGAGGLLGVAVGAAVGLIPGCAPQVLLTGLHATGAVPFPTLLANAASQDGDALFWMLFTDRRAAIVATAITTVPGLALGTVWVLAG, encoded by the coding sequence GTGCACGACCTCGTCATCGTCCCGATCGCCGACGCGTTCATGCAGGTGGGCGTCGCCGTGGCCCTGACCCTGGCGGCGTTCGGGTGGCTCCAGCACCGCCACGGCCGGGCGCTGCTGCGCTTCCTGGCCACCCGGTGGCGCAGCGCGCCGCTGTTCGGGGCGCTGCTCGGCGTCGTGCCGGGGTGCGGCGGCGCGATCGCGGTCATGCCGCTGTACGCCCGGGGGACGGTGTCCTTCGGCACGGTCGTCGCGGCACTCGTCGCCACCATGGGCGACGCGTCCTTCGTCATCCTGGCCCTCGACCTGCGCACCGGGCTGCTCATCCACGGCATCCTGCTCGTCGCGGGCATCGCGACCGGCTACGCCACCGACCTGGCGGGCATCGCCCCGCGCAGCCGGCCCGCGGCAGTCGCGGGAGCCTCGGTCGGCGCCGCCGAGGCGTTCCCGCCGCAGCGGCGTGCCGCCGCCCTCGCCGTCCCCGCGTCCGAGCTCGTCCGCACCTGGTCCTTCTGGGTGCTGGCGGCGGCCGCGACCCTGGTCGCCGTCCCGGTCACCGCCCAGGTCACCTCCGGCGAGGCGCTGGCCCGGTCGCTCGGCGGCCTCGACCCCTACCTGGCCCTCGGGGTGACGGGGACGGCGTGCGCGGTGGCGGTGCACCTCACGGGTCGGCGGCACCGGTGCGCTGCGGCGACGTGCACCCCCGGCGTGCACGCGGACGGGCTGGCGGGCGTCCTGCGCCACGCCGCCCGGGAGACCTGCATGGTGACGACCTGGGTGGCCGTGGCCTACGTCGTGACCGCGCTGGTCATCGACCTGGGCGGGGTCGACCCGACGGCGCTCGCCGGCGCGGGCGGTCTGCTCGGGGTCGCCGTCGGCGCCGCGGTCGGCCTGATCCCCGGGTGCGCACCCCAGGTCCTGCTGACGGGCCTCCACGCGACCGGCGCGGTGCCGTTCCCCACGCTGCTGGCCAACGCCGCCAGCCAGGACGGCGACGCCCTCTTCTGGATGCTGTTCACCGACCGGCGGGCCGCGATCGTCGCGACGGCGATCACCACCGTGCCGGGCCTGGCGCTCGGGACCGTCTGGGTGCTGGCCGGCTGA
- a CDS encoding four-helix bundle copper-binding protein yields MSYARTMAEQHPGEHPVDVQALTAAIDAAYDCAQACTACADACLSEEDVASQVRCIRLDLDCADVCATTGRVLSRQTAFDADVTRAVLEACIAACAACAEECEVHGEHGMDHCATCAEACRRCEQACRDLLAAIG; encoded by the coding sequence ATGTCCTACGCCCGCACGATGGCCGAGCAGCACCCCGGCGAGCACCCCGTCGACGTCCAGGCGCTCACGGCGGCGATCGATGCCGCCTACGACTGCGCCCAGGCGTGCACCGCCTGCGCCGACGCGTGCCTGTCCGAGGAGGACGTGGCGAGCCAGGTCAGGTGCATCCGCCTCGACCTCGACTGCGCCGACGTGTGCGCGACCACGGGCCGCGTGCTGTCCCGCCAGACCGCGTTCGACGCCGACGTGACCCGCGCGGTGCTCGAGGCCTGCATCGCCGCGTGCGCCGCCTGCGCCGAGGAGTGCGAGGTGCACGGCGAGCACGGGATGGACCACTGCGCGACCTGCGCCGAGGCGTGCCGCCGCTGCGAGCAGGCCTGCCGCGACCTCCTCGCCGCGATCGGGTAG
- a CDS encoding BBE domain-containing protein translates to MARVPEDATAFAHRDRRVLLALDAVYGDAARRPEHEAWVDAAVAAVDQGVPGAYAGFLGHGERDGARRAYPGATWDRLAAIKRRYDPDDTFHHTHHVPPAEG, encoded by the coding sequence ATGGCCCGGGTACCCGAGGACGCCACCGCCTTCGCCCACCGCGACCGCCGGGTGCTGCTCGCCCTCGACGCGGTGTACGGCGACGCCGCGCGCCGTCCGGAGCACGAGGCGTGGGTCGACGCCGCCGTCGCCGCGGTGGACCAGGGCGTCCCCGGCGCGTACGCCGGCTTCCTCGGCCACGGCGAGCGGGACGGCGCCCGCCGCGCCTACCCCGGGGCGACGTGGGACCGGCTCGCGGCGATCAAGCGGCGCTACGACCCAGACGACACCTTCCACCACACCCACCACGTGCCGCCGGCAGAGGGCTGA
- a CDS encoding FAD-binding oxidoreductase, with amino-acid sequence MDAAYDETRALFYTGFDRHPAAIVRPLDARDVAAAVLWARSVGLDLAVRAGGHGPAGHAVPDDAVVIDLRDMTGLDIDLDTRTAWADAGLTTGRYTAAVGAHGLATGFGDTGSVGVAGLTLVGGMGYLVRAHGLAIDQLLAAEVVTRLRFRLHEVGTVTGGMLLLPGTPDSRGLAVPRRSTSRRGPCSSTRWVHGRQRR; translated from the coding sequence GTGGACGCCGCCTACGACGAGACCCGCGCGCTGTTCTACACCGGCTTCGACCGCCACCCGGCCGCGATCGTCCGCCCCCTCGACGCCCGCGACGTCGCCGCCGCCGTCCTCTGGGCGCGGTCGGTCGGCCTCGACCTCGCCGTGCGAGCCGGCGGCCACGGCCCCGCCGGCCACGCGGTGCCCGACGACGCGGTGGTGATCGACCTGCGGGACATGACCGGCCTCGACATCGACCTCGACACCCGCACCGCCTGGGCGGACGCCGGTCTGACCACCGGCCGGTACACCGCCGCGGTGGGCGCCCACGGGCTCGCGACCGGGTTCGGCGACACCGGATCGGTCGGCGTGGCCGGCCTGACCCTCGTCGGCGGCATGGGCTACCTGGTGCGCGCCCACGGGCTGGCGATCGACCAGCTCCTCGCCGCCGAGGTGGTCACCCGGCTCCGGTTCCGGCTCCACGAGGTCGGCACCGTCACCGGCGGCATGCTCCTGCTGCCCGGGACGCCGGATTCGAGGGGCCTGGCGGTCCCGAGGCGGTCCACGAGTCGTCGCGGACCCTGTTCCTCGACTCGGTGGGTGCACGGGAGGCAGAGGCGTTGA
- a CDS encoding EAL domain-containing protein encodes MRGLAGEPADPALREVVRVAVDVTRARAGAIVLDADGVGVVAAHGDAPDDAAWLDLTARLAVEAAEGSSRVVVLADPPGPARAGPERSGVGSGTGSALGSPLRGRDGRPLGALLLIDPAGAELAETQRDALAALAAQAATHLDTPGPPQERAASGRMAQALHAVERLAAAAPGADPHVRFQRLLTAIATGLGWPAAHLVVADHPGALRSSGVWSRLDDDRFDQLVAATAAALPAAEPPILRPDGTTATDPVVRRHLHRDPAFAPRGGRPPVVRTGCAVPLALDGELLGALELFTDADTDLSSAQITYLRRVGTALERVVGQDRHRVVDGLTGALTRAGIVDALAARARSASPLGIVVADIDRFQEVNHRHGRVVGDAVLIAVTRSLRAAIPADCTLGRPSSDEFVVICPRGEAEAVEVAEAIAARCRTPLDVSVPAVDAAVTGHTGGRTAVSLTCSIGVAARAGGDVEDGERVWLTAEGAARTAKARGGAQIVVGGTELLDREIRIRELRDDLAHALGRGQIRIELQPIVAIGGGEVTGFEALMRWTHPDRGVVPPDQFIPWAEQAGTIHELGRWAIEEVCRVGSRWEHELGHSLSLSVNVSMHQLQSPGFADVVDAALRETGFSAPLLTLEITESSLMEDPATAGAALLQLKALGVRIAIDDFGTGYSSLEYLHRLPVDRLKLDRGFVKRLPGDGTVVARKILELARELDLDVVAEGVETVIQRNWLLERGCEHAQGWLYARALPLEEALEVTAAPLGPAPDAWRPLPPTPPALSDAPAPPLARVVSAAFDGAPAGVLVLREGRWVLIGSSTPLTAPSRGCAIALDEDESITIRPGGGPLEDLGVAQADAHALVVLADDSGDSRVVVTVLADTAESLEARRDRLQDVRVATQEAVLRAMMTSRAARAEAHVLARQEHAYAELAGRLDQGPIQRLTVVRLLLDGLAREHPPTPAMAAAISALEEASVQLRHLVADHRGVRTVPELVSALTDLARTVDPAATVDTSIEPESAGAFEPHVNTLYRMGRQLLANVSAHAGGALSNVALVLGRRQGLLQVVDRGPGGCPPTSPPGSYGLDSVRYRAQLLGGRMTVGSGPGGTTVRIVVPAPVADVPSEA; translated from the coding sequence GTGCGCGGACTAGCGGGCGAGCCGGCTGATCCCGCGCTGCGCGAGGTCGTCCGGGTCGCCGTCGACGTGACCCGGGCCCGTGCGGGCGCGATCGTGCTCGATGCCGACGGCGTGGGGGTCGTCGCCGCCCACGGCGACGCGCCCGACGACGCCGCGTGGCTCGACCTGACCGCCCGCCTCGCGGTCGAGGCGGCGGAGGGATCTTCGCGCGTGGTGGTGCTCGCGGACCCGCCCGGTCCCGCACGGGCTGGTCCCGAGCGGTCGGGGGTCGGCTCGGGGACCGGCTCAGCGCTCGGCTCACCCCTCCGCGGGCGCGACGGCCGCCCCCTCGGTGCCCTGCTGCTCATCGACCCCGCCGGCGCGGAGCTCGCCGAGACCCAACGCGACGCGCTCGCCGCCCTGGCGGCGCAGGCCGCCACCCACCTGGACACCCCGGGCCCGCCGCAGGAGCGCGCGGCCTCCGGCCGCATGGCGCAGGCCCTCCACGCCGTCGAGCGCCTGGCAGCCGCGGCGCCCGGCGCGGACCCCCACGTCCGCTTCCAGCGGTTGCTGACCGCGATCGCGACGGGGCTCGGCTGGCCCGCCGCCCACCTGGTGGTCGCCGACCACCCCGGAGCGCTCCGCTCGTCCGGTGTGTGGAGCCGGCTGGACGATGACCGCTTCGACCAGCTCGTCGCGGCCACGGCCGCCGCGCTCCCGGCTGCCGAGCCACCGATCCTTCGACCTGACGGCACCACGGCGACCGACCCGGTCGTGCGCCGCCACCTGCACCGCGACCCCGCCTTCGCGCCGCGGGGTGGGCGCCCGCCGGTGGTGCGGACCGGCTGCGCGGTGCCGCTCGCGCTGGACGGCGAGCTCCTCGGCGCGCTCGAGCTGTTCACCGACGCCGACACCGACCTGTCGTCCGCGCAGATCACCTACCTGCGTCGGGTCGGGACGGCCCTCGAGCGCGTCGTCGGCCAGGACCGGCACCGCGTCGTGGACGGGCTGACCGGCGCCCTGACCCGCGCCGGCATCGTGGACGCCCTGGCTGCCCGTGCGAGGAGCGCCTCACCGCTGGGCATCGTCGTCGCCGACATCGACCGGTTCCAGGAGGTCAACCACCGCCACGGTCGGGTGGTCGGGGACGCCGTCCTGATCGCGGTCACGCGGTCCCTGCGGGCAGCCATCCCGGCCGACTGCACCCTCGGTCGCCCCTCCTCCGACGAGTTCGTCGTGATCTGCCCCCGCGGGGAGGCCGAGGCGGTCGAGGTCGCCGAGGCGATCGCGGCGCGCTGCCGGACCCCCCTCGACGTGTCCGTGCCGGCGGTCGACGCCGCCGTGACGGGGCACACCGGGGGTCGGACGGCGGTGTCCCTCACCTGCAGCATCGGCGTGGCCGCCCGTGCCGGCGGCGACGTCGAGGACGGCGAGCGCGTGTGGCTGACGGCCGAGGGGGCCGCCCGGACCGCGAAGGCGAGGGGGGGCGCGCAGATCGTCGTGGGCGGCACCGAGCTCCTCGACCGGGAGATCCGCATCCGGGAGCTGCGCGACGACCTGGCCCACGCCCTCGGACGCGGGCAGATCCGCATCGAGTTGCAGCCGATCGTCGCGATCGGCGGCGGAGAGGTCACCGGCTTCGAGGCGCTCATGCGCTGGACGCACCCCGACCGGGGGGTCGTGCCACCCGACCAGTTCATCCCCTGGGCAGAGCAGGCGGGCACGATCCACGAGCTCGGGCGGTGGGCGATCGAGGAGGTGTGCCGCGTCGGGTCGCGGTGGGAGCACGAGCTCGGCCACTCGCTGTCGTTGTCGGTGAACGTGTCGATGCACCAGCTGCAGTCGCCCGGCTTCGCCGACGTGGTGGACGCCGCGCTGCGCGAGACGGGCTTCAGCGCGCCGCTGCTGACCCTCGAGATCACCGAGTCGTCGCTGATGGAGGACCCGGCGACGGCTGGTGCGGCGCTGCTGCAGCTGAAGGCGCTCGGGGTCCGCATCGCGATCGACGACTTCGGGACCGGCTACTCCTCCCTCGAGTACCTCCACCGCCTCCCCGTCGACCGCCTGAAGCTCGACCGGGGCTTCGTCAAGCGGCTGCCCGGCGACGGGACGGTCGTGGCCCGGAAGATCCTCGAGCTGGCCCGGGAGCTCGACCTCGACGTGGTCGCCGAGGGCGTGGAGACCGTGATCCAGCGGAACTGGCTCCTCGAGCGCGGGTGCGAGCACGCACAGGGCTGGCTGTACGCCCGGGCCCTGCCGCTCGAGGAGGCGCTGGAGGTGACCGCCGCGCCCCTCGGGCCGGCCCCCGACGCCTGGCGACCCCTCCCGCCCACGCCGCCCGCGCTGTCCGACGCGCCGGCGCCGCCGCTGGCACGGGTCGTCAGCGCGGCGTTCGACGGCGCCCCCGCCGGCGTGCTGGTGCTCCGCGAGGGCCGCTGGGTGCTCATCGGCTCGTCCACACCGCTCACCGCCCCGTCGCGGGGGTGCGCGATCGCGTTGGACGAGGACGAGTCGATCACCATCCGGCCGGGCGGCGGCCCGCTCGAGGACCTCGGCGTCGCCCAGGCCGACGCGCACGCGCTGGTGGTCCTGGCCGACGACAGCGGCGACTCGCGCGTGGTCGTGACGGTCCTCGCCGACACCGCCGAATCCCTGGAGGCCCGGAGGGACCGGCTGCAGGACGTCCGGGTGGCGACCCAGGAGGCGGTCCTGCGGGCGATGATGACCAGCCGCGCCGCGAGGGCGGAGGCGCACGTGCTCGCTCGCCAGGAGCACGCGTACGCCGAGCTGGCCGGACGGCTCGACCAGGGCCCGATCCAGCGCCTCACCGTCGTCCGGCTGCTCCTCGACGGGTTGGCCCGCGAGCACCCGCCGACGCCGGCGATGGCGGCGGCCATCAGCGCGCTCGAGGAGGCATCGGTGCAGCTGCGCCACCTGGTCGCCGACCACCGGGGCGTCCGCACCGTCCCCGAGCTGGTGTCGGCGCTGACCGATCTGGCCCGCACCGTCGACCCCGCCGCCACGGTCGACACGTCGATCGAGCCGGAGTCGGCAGGCGCCTTCGAGCCCCACGTCAACACCCTCTACCGGATGGGCCGCCAGCTGCTCGCGAACGTGTCGGCGCACGCCGGGGGCGCGCTGTCCAACGTGGCACTGGTGCTCGGTCGGCGCCAAGGTCTGCTGCAGGTCGTCGACCGGGGACCGGGCGGGTGCCCCCCGACGAGCCCGCCGGGGTCATACGGCCTGGACTCGGTCCGCTACCGCGCGCAGCTGCTCGGCGGCCGCATGACGGTCGGGAGCGGACCGGGCGGGACGACGGTCCGGATCGTCGTCCCGGCACCGGTCGCAGACGTCCCCTCCGAGGCGTGA
- a CDS encoding SpoIIE family protein phosphatase, producing MASDQMGAEVLVLDGPAMLSQARGFVAEQLRRLALPDVITDAQIIVSELVTNVFLHTGGVARLAVVDHPDGARVEVRDSSTAPPVRTGPAGNAMTGRGLQLVESLAARWGVDALPDGKAVWAELRTGPAADEPSAGPLDEASLLAMWSDDELDLPARPQVQAIDLGTVPTRLLLDAKAHVDGLVREFTLIAGGSDSGMGDEVPEPVSRLIDVVVHGFAEPRKTLKRLAVQAAAGAHEEVGVVLDVPDDVPGTVAAGRAYLDALDQANAFCRAARLLTLESPPQHRVFHRWYVTEYIACLEALDDPTPRRPRRFAEHLLREIEVVATAHRLADQGARLQSLAVALSAALTPEAVARAVLDEGVTALGASGGVILLATDSETLGVPGAVGHTPDVMGRLRDEHPDAQLPAAEAMRTGEPVWLETVAERNARFPDLIGFEPATVAMCAVPVSLGDRRLGALRFSFAEARLFDDEERSFVTAMAAQTAQALHRAELYRQRQEISERLQATLLPARLPSIPGLDVAAAYHPLTHAMEVGGDFYDVWRCDETHWALAIGDVCGSGPEAAAVTGLVRHTLRALTATPLSISEILLRLNEALLEAAAADDDERFCTVTLGFVDLTDGGVTVELASGGHPDPMVVGPDGAEVVEVRGTLLGAVPDVVIDVQRVELAPGQTLVLVTDGATEARHGGAMLGVAGVAAAAASAPGDPHRMIAAIERAVRRQDGGRLRDDLALLALHRR from the coding sequence GTGGCGAGCGACCAGATGGGCGCTGAGGTCCTGGTGCTCGACGGCCCGGCGATGCTCAGCCAGGCGCGCGGGTTCGTGGCCGAGCAGCTCCGTCGGCTCGCGCTCCCCGACGTCATCACCGATGCGCAGATCATCGTCAGCGAGCTGGTCACCAACGTGTTCCTGCACACCGGCGGGGTGGCCAGGCTCGCGGTGGTGGACCACCCGGACGGCGCCCGGGTGGAGGTGCGGGACTCGAGCACCGCCCCACCGGTGCGGACCGGGCCGGCCGGGAACGCCATGACGGGGCGGGGCCTGCAGCTCGTCGAGTCCCTCGCTGCCCGCTGGGGGGTCGACGCGCTGCCGGACGGCAAGGCCGTCTGGGCGGAGCTCCGCACCGGACCGGCCGCGGACGAGCCGTCCGCTGGTCCCCTCGACGAGGCGTCGCTGCTGGCCATGTGGTCCGACGACGAGCTGGACCTCCCAGCTCGTCCGCAGGTCCAGGCGATCGACCTCGGGACGGTCCCGACCCGGCTGCTGCTCGACGCGAAGGCGCACGTCGACGGCCTGGTCCGTGAGTTCACGCTGATCGCCGGCGGGTCTGACAGCGGGATGGGCGACGAGGTGCCGGAACCGGTCAGCCGTCTCATCGACGTCGTGGTGCACGGCTTCGCCGAGCCGCGCAAGACCCTCAAGCGCCTCGCGGTGCAGGCGGCTGCTGGCGCCCATGAGGAGGTCGGGGTGGTCCTCGACGTCCCGGACGACGTCCCCGGGACGGTGGCGGCGGGCAGGGCCTACCTCGACGCGCTCGACCAGGCCAACGCGTTCTGCCGCGCCGCACGGCTGCTCACCCTCGAGTCCCCGCCCCAGCACCGGGTGTTCCACCGCTGGTACGTCACCGAGTACATCGCCTGCCTGGAGGCCCTCGACGACCCGACGCCCCGGCGGCCCCGCCGGTTCGCCGAGCACCTGCTCCGCGAGATCGAGGTCGTCGCGACCGCGCACCGGCTCGCCGACCAGGGCGCCAGGCTCCAGTCGCTCGCGGTGGCCCTGTCGGCGGCGCTCACCCCCGAGGCGGTCGCGCGAGCGGTCCTCGACGAGGGGGTCACGGCCCTCGGCGCGTCGGGCGGGGTCATCCTGCTGGCGACGGACTCGGAGACCCTGGGGGTGCCGGGCGCGGTGGGGCACACCCCTGACGTCATGGGTCGCCTGCGGGACGAGCACCCCGATGCGCAGCTGCCCGCAGCGGAGGCGATGCGCACTGGCGAGCCGGTGTGGCTCGAGACCGTGGCCGAGCGGAACGCTCGCTTCCCCGACCTGATCGGCTTCGAGCCGGCCACCGTGGCCATGTGCGCGGTGCCGGTGTCGCTGGGCGACCGCCGCCTGGGCGCCCTGCGGTTCAGCTTCGCCGAGGCCCGGCTCTTCGACGACGAGGAGCGCAGCTTCGTCACCGCGATGGCGGCCCAGACCGCGCAGGCCCTGCACCGGGCGGAGCTGTACCGCCAGCGCCAGGAGATCTCCGAGCGGCTGCAGGCGACCCTGCTGCCGGCCCGCCTGCCGAGCATCCCGGGGCTGGACGTCGCTGCGGCCTACCACCCCCTCACCCACGCGATGGAGGTGGGAGGGGACTTCTACGACGTCTGGCGCTGCGACGAGACGCACTGGGCGCTGGCGATCGGCGACGTCTGCGGGAGCGGCCCCGAGGCGGCCGCCGTCACCGGCCTGGTGCGCCACACCTTGCGGGCGCTGACGGCCACCCCGCTGTCGATCTCCGAGATCCTCCTGCGGCTGAACGAGGCGCTCCTCGAGGCCGCCGCCGCGGACGACGACGAGCGCTTCTGCACCGTCACGCTGGGGTTCGTCGACCTGACCGACGGCGGCGTCACCGTGGAGCTCGCCAGCGGCGGGCACCCCGACCCGATGGTCGTCGGGCCCGACGGCGCCGAGGTGGTCGAGGTGCGCGGGACGCTGCTCGGCGCCGTCCCGGACGTGGTCATCGACGTGCAGCGCGTCGAGCTCGCCCCCGGGCAGACCCTCGTGCTGGTGACCGACGGCGCCACCGAGGCACGCCACGGCGGCGCCATGCTCGGCGTCGCGGGCGTCGCGGCGGCGGCGGCCAGCGCGCCCGGCGACCCGCACCGGATGATCGCCGCGATCGAGCGCGCCGTGCGCCGCCAGGACGGCGGCCGGCTGCGCGATGACCTCGCGCTCCTGGCGCTGCACCGCCGCTGA
- a CDS encoding Fic family protein: MDIERFKNSPIGQLVPVHVHDRRDDQYYDHFAYVPHPLPATIPLSQATFTAINEATLALGRLDGMARLLPNPLLLVRPVIRREAVSTSALEGTYAGVQDVFEADLLSDEALAGDVREVRNYVRATEHALDLIRERPIGINLLSQLQKMLVAGTRGDSYQAGAPRREQVWIDPKEARIHQSRFVPPPPGEPLEQGIRDWERWIHGQLSPTEDHDIPLLVRVIVGHYQFETLHPFHDGNGRIGRLLIALHLLAEGVLQVPILYISPYLEPRRDEYTDHLRRVSETGDFEPWIEFFAEVLTKSADDALGRIKALLDTRERIVHELRDQNVRGTAVQIAESLIGYPVVSPTQAAGQHGVAYPTANNAIKRLVDAGVLTELTGRNYGRVFACIPVLRIIE; this comes from the coding sequence TTGGACATCGAGCGCTTCAAGAACTCGCCGATCGGCCAGCTGGTCCCGGTACATGTGCATGACCGGCGGGACGACCAGTACTACGACCACTTCGCGTACGTACCCCACCCTCTGCCAGCCACCATTCCGCTGAGTCAGGCGACCTTCACCGCCATCAACGAAGCCACGTTGGCCCTTGGTCGCCTGGACGGCATGGCTCGCCTGCTTCCCAACCCGCTTCTCCTGGTACGGCCGGTCATCAGGCGCGAAGCCGTCAGCACCTCAGCGCTGGAGGGCACCTACGCAGGGGTGCAGGACGTCTTCGAGGCCGACCTCCTCTCAGACGAGGCGCTTGCTGGCGATGTACGCGAGGTGCGCAACTACGTCCGGGCCACCGAGCACGCGCTGGACTTGATCCGCGAGCGCCCCATCGGGATCAACCTGCTCAGCCAACTCCAGAAGATGCTGGTCGCGGGGACCAGGGGTGACAGCTATCAAGCGGGCGCCCCGCGACGGGAGCAGGTGTGGATCGACCCGAAGGAGGCCCGCATCCATCAGTCCCGATTCGTGCCACCACCTCCTGGCGAGCCCTTGGAGCAGGGCATCCGAGATTGGGAGCGCTGGATTCACGGGCAGCTCTCACCCACCGAAGACCATGACATCCCCCTCCTGGTGCGCGTGATCGTTGGTCACTACCAGTTCGAGACCCTGCATCCCTTCCACGATGGCAACGGTCGCATCGGCCGACTGCTCATCGCCCTGCACCTACTCGCGGAAGGCGTGTTGCAGGTGCCCATCTTGTACATCTCCCCCTACCTCGAGCCGCGACGAGACGAGTACACGGACCACCTACGCCGGGTGTCTGAGACAGGCGACTTCGAGCCTTGGATCGAGTTCTTCGCGGAGGTGCTCACGAAGTCGGCTGACGACGCCCTGGGACGGATCAAGGCTCTCCTCGATACCCGCGAGCGGATCGTCCATGAGCTGAGGGACCAGAACGTTCGCGGGACAGCGGTTCAGATCGCGGAGTCCCTGATCGGCTACCCCGTTGTGAGCCCGACACAGGCCGCTGGCCAACACGGAGTGGCCTACCCAACCGCCAACAATGCCATCAAGCGCTTGGTGGACGCGGGTGTCCTGACGGAGTTGACCGGCCGGAACTACGGGCGGGTCTTCGCCTGCATCCCGGTCCTTCGGATCATCGAGTAG
- the mshD gene encoding mycothiol synthase, with product MHHLHLRQDLDRTALAEITSLLDVTTGIEGHAPIGEHKMAHLRVGASDWDGILAYTDDHRLIGYAHLRWNPIGRDPRVAVEVVVHPHHRDQGIQASLLDATRSTVARAGGGRMFLWVHRVEDPHDTLAAGMGFAIQRELAFMRRPATPIPPPRSGPEGVLVRPYRGRRDEAAFLEVNNAAFEGHPENGGWDHDEFASRRDLPWFDPDGLFMAFRRTADGGEGEPLGFHWTKWHTHDAEDHRPHGPLGEVYVLAVHPRGRGIGLGRHLLRVGMRHLATRSESIVLYVDRAEEGPVALYTSEGFEVVYSEVCYVDDVASAATGGRTLLRPAD from the coding sequence GTGCACCACCTCCACCTGCGCCAGGACCTCGACCGGACCGCCCTGGCGGAGATCACCAGCCTGCTCGACGTGACCACCGGGATCGAGGGCCACGCCCCCATCGGCGAGCACAAGATGGCCCACCTGCGGGTCGGTGCGTCCGACTGGGACGGGATCCTCGCCTACACCGACGACCACCGGCTGATCGGCTACGCCCACCTGCGCTGGAACCCCATCGGTCGGGACCCGCGGGTCGCCGTCGAGGTCGTGGTCCACCCCCACCACCGCGACCAGGGCATCCAGGCGAGCCTGCTCGACGCCACCCGCAGCACCGTCGCGCGCGCCGGCGGGGGCCGGATGTTCCTCTGGGTCCACCGCGTCGAGGACCCCCACGACACGCTCGCGGCCGGCATGGGGTTCGCGATCCAGCGCGAGCTCGCGTTCATGCGCCGCCCGGCGACGCCGATCCCCCCGCCGCGGTCGGGCCCTGAGGGCGTCCTCGTCCGCCCCTACCGGGGACGGCGTGACGAGGCGGCGTTCCTCGAGGTCAACAACGCGGCGTTCGAGGGCCACCCGGAGAACGGCGGCTGGGACCACGACGAGTTCGCCTCCCGCCGCGACCTGCCGTGGTTCGACCCCGACGGCTTGTTCATGGCCTTCCGGCGGACCGCCGACGGCGGGGAGGGCGAGCCCCTCGGGTTCCACTGGACCAAGTGGCACACCCACGACGCGGAGGACCACCGGCCCCACGGCCCGCTGGGCGAGGTCTACGTGCTGGCCGTCCACCCCCGGGGCCGCGGCATCGGGCTCGGGCGCCACCTGCTCCGGGTGGGGATGCGGCACCTCGCGACCAGGTCGGAGTCGATCGTGCTGTACGTCGACCGGGCCGAGGAGGGACCGGTGGCCCTGTACACCTCCGAGGGCTTCGAGGTCGTGTACTCCGAGGTGTGCTACGTCGACGACGTGGCGTCTGCGGCCACGGGCGGTCGGACGCTGCTCCGCCCGGCGGACTGA
- a CDS encoding winged-helix domain-containing protein, translated as MHLLVLLGSSGGPHALLPALEFLDHTVTTAALVPESLDTAADAEVVVVDATTNLAAASHTCRAAATAEAMRPILVVVDEGGLAALKTTWGFDDIVLPRAGPAELETRIRLLGERVQAAGGGSVSRVGDLTIDETTYVVRLKGEPLDLTFREFELLKYLAANPGRVFTRSQLLSEVWGYDYYGGTRTVDVHVRRLRAKLGSEYDAMIGTVRGVGYKLDPQGAGGAADT; from the coding sequence GTGCACCTGCTGGTCCTGCTGGGCAGCTCCGGCGGGCCGCACGCCCTGCTGCCGGCCCTCGAGTTCCTCGACCACACCGTGACCACCGCCGCGCTGGTGCCCGAATCGCTCGACACCGCCGCGGACGCCGAGGTCGTCGTGGTCGACGCGACCACGAACCTGGCCGCGGCCTCCCACACCTGCCGGGCGGCCGCCACCGCAGAGGCCATGCGGCCGATCCTGGTGGTCGTCGACGAGGGCGGGTTGGCAGCGCTCAAGACGACGTGGGGCTTCGACGACATCGTCCTGCCGCGGGCGGGCCCCGCGGAGCTCGAGACCCGGATCCGCCTGCTCGGCGAGCGCGTGCAGGCGGCTGGCGGCGGCAGCGTCTCGCGGGTCGGCGACCTGACGATCGACGAGACCACCTACGTGGTGCGGCTGAAGGGCGAGCCCCTCGACCTGACCTTCCGCGAGTTCGAGCTGCTGAAGTACCTGGCGGCGAACCCCGGGCGGGTCTTCACCCGCTCCCAGCTCCTCAGCGAGGTGTGGGGCTACGACTACTACGGCGGCACCCGCACCGTCGACGTCCACGTGCGGCGGCTCCGCGCGAAGCTCGGCAGCGAGTACGACGCGATGATCGGCACCGTGCGGGGGGTGGGCTACAAGCTCGACCCTCAAGGAGCGGGCGGCGCTGCCGATACCTAG